The region atattattcatttCCATTGAACTATTAGCCATATCCATATCCCAAACAAAAATTATGATTGCCAATTCCAATTGTGCATTTTTACATTATGTTttcttgtatttttatttttatatttattacacGAATTAGAATGTATGTTATTTGAACTTCATtatgtttttataacttttgGACTTATTAACTTTCAGAAAGAAATAGTTGGAATGAAGTTTGTAGTTTTGATTGtatttgaatttttatatttagaGGGTACCTGTGAACCGAATCATGGTTACCCGCCTTTATATGGTTTGCTTAAGTTCTGTTTTTTTGTCAATTCAGTTTGGTTTCGGTTAGTGCACATGAGGTACCCGCCTCGTGGTGACGGTTCACAATTTTATTTCTATCCGAATCGAACCGCCCCGTTAACACCCTACTATTTATACTAATTCTATAGCATAAAATGATATTTTAGGGATCCAAATGGCTATATTAACAGTCTGGTTTCAATAAATTTCGATTTTTCTCAAGCCAAACGGCTATATCCGATTTATCTGGATTCGGGTTGGATTTTTGTTCGGATTTTTAAAAATCGGATAAATATCTGATGATCACATGTTGATGCAACGGTTTATATCGGCCAGATCAGATATATCCGCTTTGGATATTATAGGACCAGATTTTAAAAAATTGGATATAGAAAAATCCGATCCGGTTTTTATCTCTACCTGGGCTGGTCAGTCCATCACTCTTTCACATGTCCGATCCATGAATTGTCCAAACTAGGCTCATTAGAAGAAGACCCAAATAGCCCAAGAGCCAACCTGATGGGCATGTCCCATTTCCTTCCTTGAAGGCTTGAACTATCTGTGCAGTTTAACCTTCCCAAAAGGAACAAAGAGTGCAGCTTCAACGCCTTTCATCTTCCCAAACACTTCCTTCATTTTTCTCACACACAAAATGCATCGAATCCGCCATGTTTCTCTCTGCAAGTTCCTCAGCAGATACCCTTCTCGAACATATTCAAAACCCACATCCCTAATTCCTATCAAAACAATCACAACAAAATCACGCAACCCCTTTTCAAACCCCGCTAATCCCCGACCTTCAAAATCTTGTTTTGAGATAGCATCTTACACCCAGTTCAAGATCTGTCGGCCGTACAGTGTTGAAACTGACAAAGTTGTTGATGAAATAAACTTGA is a window of Lactuca sativa cultivar Salinas chromosome 1, Lsat_Salinas_v11, whole genome shotgun sequence DNA encoding:
- the LOC111875974 gene encoding embryogenesis-like protein — protein: MHRIRHVSLCKFLSRYPSRTYSKPTSLIPIKTITTKSRNPFSNPANPRPSKSCFEIASYTQFKICRPYSVETDKVVDEINLKFAEAREEIEMAMESKETVYFNEEAECARAVVKEVLELYEGLLSKLAEKERGVIQRSMGLKIEQLKAELQQLNE